A part of Streptomyces sp. NBC_01210 genomic DNA contains:
- a CDS encoding VWA domain-containing protein, with protein MITRKRLAAASCGLLAALAVALFPVGAAADEPVAKASPKVELVLDVSGSMRARDIDGQTRMAAAKQAFNEVLDAVPKEVQLGIRTLGADYAGDDKKLGCKDTRPLYPVGPLDRTEAKTAVATLAPTGWTPIGPALLGAAEDLKGGDATRRIVLITDGEDTCAPLDPCVVARDIAAKGIHLVVDTLGLVPDAKTRDQLRCIAEATGGTYTSVQHTDELSGRVSQLVDRAAAPVVTPVATEGGQQCTDAPQLKAGLFTDREKFGEHRWYRVDVLPGQELRASVSVAADRAVNNDYGVMLRAVTVHGREIVRGAEAGNGRTDMISAGLRYPKAPPADADEVKPAAETVCLQVSNSFSAPASVKTAPGLPVELTIDVVDASDDASDVASFGLGRGWWLLAVLVLTGLVAGLLWGWVSRWRVAVWRTN; from the coding sequence ATGATCACAAGAAAACGGCTGGCGGCCGCGTCGTGCGGCCTGCTCGCCGCACTGGCTGTCGCGCTCTTCCCGGTGGGCGCCGCCGCCGATGAACCGGTGGCGAAGGCTTCCCCCAAGGTCGAGTTGGTGCTCGACGTCAGCGGATCGATGCGGGCGCGAGACATCGACGGCCAGACCCGGATGGCAGCGGCGAAGCAGGCCTTCAACGAGGTACTGGACGCAGTGCCGAAAGAGGTGCAGCTCGGCATACGCACCCTCGGCGCCGACTACGCCGGTGACGACAAGAAGCTCGGCTGCAAGGACACCCGGCCGCTCTATCCGGTAGGCCCGCTCGACCGGACCGAGGCGAAGACCGCCGTGGCGACGCTCGCTCCCACCGGCTGGACGCCGATCGGGCCGGCTCTGTTGGGCGCTGCCGAGGATCTCAAGGGCGGCGACGCCACCCGGCGGATCGTACTCATCACCGACGGCGAGGACACCTGTGCTCCGCTCGACCCGTGTGTCGTCGCGCGTGACATCGCCGCCAAGGGAATCCACCTCGTCGTCGACACGCTGGGGCTGGTTCCGGATGCCAAGACCCGTGACCAGCTGAGGTGCATCGCCGAGGCCACCGGCGGTACCTACACCTCGGTACAGCACACCGATGAACTCTCCGGCCGCGTCAGCCAATTGGTGGACCGTGCCGCAGCGCCGGTCGTCACCCCGGTGGCGACCGAGGGCGGACAGCAGTGCACGGACGCACCACAGCTCAAGGCGGGCCTGTTCACCGACCGTGAGAAGTTCGGCGAGCACCGCTGGTACCGGGTGGATGTCCTGCCCGGCCAGGAGCTGCGCGCCTCGGTGAGCGTCGCCGCCGACCGGGCGGTCAACAACGACTACGGCGTCATGCTGCGGGCGGTGACCGTACACGGCCGGGAAATCGTCCGCGGCGCGGAGGCGGGCAACGGACGCACCGACATGATCTCGGCCGGTCTGCGCTATCCGAAGGCTCCGCCGGCCGACGCGGACGAGGTCAAACCCGCTGCGGAGACCGTCTGCCTGCAGGTCAGCAACTCCTTCTCGGCGCCCGCGTCGGTCAAGACCGCCCCGGGCCTGCCCGTCGAGCTGACCATCGACGTGGTCGACGCGTCCGACGACGCGTCCGACGTGGCCTCCTTCGGTCTCGGCCGGGGCTGGTGGCTCCTCGCCGTCCTGGTGCTCACCGGCCTGGTGGCCGGTCTGCTGTGGGGCTGGGTCTCACGCTGGCGCGTCGCTGTCTGGAGGACCAACTGA
- a CDS encoding maleylpyruvate isomerase family mycothiol-dependent enzyme translates to MPAASQVAGPETSGEHGTMDIPDPSRWASSPAAHRNAVAAETARFVAVVKGAQPATPVPSCPGWTLVDLIRHTGSVQRWFSVLLRQLVQEPPRSRDVELRLPADEDDFADWLTASAAEAASAFAVTDPNAPMWVWGADRHARFWVRRMLFETLVHRADAELAVGLRPVIDRDLAADGVDEFLVNLPFATSFAPKVANLRGDGETIRFRCTDRDGEWLVRLRPDGFGVDPEPAATGTATSADATVQGAAADLLLLMYGRLDRGADAFESSGNEDLLTLWFSNSEF, encoded by the coding sequence GTGCCCGCGGCCAGTCAGGTCGCCGGGCCGGAGACTTCGGGAGAGCACGGCACCATGGACATACCGGATCCTTCGCGCTGGGCTTCCAGCCCTGCAGCCCACCGCAACGCCGTCGCCGCGGAGACCGCCAGGTTCGTGGCGGTCGTCAAGGGCGCACAGCCGGCGACCCCGGTGCCCAGCTGCCCGGGCTGGACGCTCGTCGACCTGATCAGGCACACCGGCAGCGTGCAGCGGTGGTTCTCCGTCCTGCTGCGTCAGCTCGTACAGGAACCACCGCGAAGCCGTGATGTGGAACTGCGGCTGCCGGCGGACGAGGACGACTTTGCCGACTGGCTGACGGCGAGTGCGGCGGAGGCCGCGAGCGCCTTCGCAGTCACCGATCCGAATGCCCCGATGTGGGTGTGGGGCGCCGATCGCCATGCCAGGTTCTGGGTGCGGCGGATGCTGTTCGAGACTCTGGTGCACCGCGCCGACGCGGAACTCGCCGTCGGCCTGCGGCCCGTGATCGACCGCGACCTCGCGGCCGACGGCGTGGACGAGTTCTTGGTCAATCTGCCCTTCGCCACGTCCTTCGCCCCCAAGGTGGCCAATCTGCGTGGCGACGGAGAGACCATTCGCTTCCGGTGTACCGACAGGGACGGCGAGTGGCTGGTCCGCCTGCGGCCCGATGGCTTCGGGGTCGACCCCGAGCCCGCGGCCACCGGGACAGCCACATCGGCCGACGCCACCGTCCAGGGAGCCGCCGCGGATCTGCTGCTGCTCATGTACGGCCGCCTCGACCGCGGCGCGGATGCCTTCGAGAGTTCCGGGAACGAGGATCTGCTGACGCTCTGGTTCAGCAACTCCGAGTTCTGA
- a CDS encoding NAD(P)-dependent oxidoreductase: MATPATHDDAARPTVAVLGTGLMGGAMARNLLRAGLPVRVWNRTRAKAEALAAEGAHCAVSPADAVTGAGVVLTMLNDGPRVLAAMREASPGLAPGTVWAQTATVGDAATAELADFAREQGLVFVDAPVLGTRQPAEAGELLVLAAGPDSARAVLTPVFEAVGRHTTWLDDDGSTGAASRLKLVLNSWVGALTHATAEAIALAQGLGVDPQSFLDSVSGGPLDNGYLRVKAKAILADDYTPSFSVDNALKDTRLIVDAGERSGVRLDVARAGVARFERLVDRGLGESDMAASYLASFDEG, encoded by the coding sequence GTGGCAACACCGGCAACGCACGATGACGCGGCCCGTCCCACGGTGGCGGTGCTCGGCACCGGCCTCATGGGCGGGGCGATGGCGCGCAACCTGCTGCGCGCGGGCCTGCCCGTCCGGGTGTGGAACCGTACGCGAGCGAAGGCCGAAGCCCTGGCGGCTGAGGGAGCACACTGTGCCGTGTCGCCCGCCGACGCCGTCACCGGCGCGGGCGTGGTGCTGACCATGCTCAACGACGGACCACGGGTGCTCGCCGCGATGCGTGAGGCAAGCCCCGGCCTCGCCCCCGGAACGGTCTGGGCCCAGACGGCCACCGTCGGCGACGCCGCCACGGCGGAGCTGGCCGATTTCGCGCGGGAGCAGGGCCTCGTCTTTGTCGACGCTCCCGTTCTCGGTACGAGGCAGCCCGCCGAAGCCGGGGAGTTGCTGGTACTGGCCGCGGGTCCGGACAGTGCCCGCGCCGTTCTCACGCCCGTCTTCGAAGCCGTGGGCCGGCACACCACCTGGCTGGACGACGACGGCTCCACCGGGGCTGCCAGCAGACTCAAACTGGTACTGAACAGCTGGGTCGGCGCCCTGACGCACGCCACGGCCGAGGCGATCGCCCTGGCACAGGGGCTCGGTGTCGATCCGCAGTCCTTCCTCGACAGTGTCTCCGGCGGGCCGTTGGACAACGGGTACCTCCGGGTCAAGGCGAAGGCGATCCTCGCCGACGACTACACGCCCAGCTTCTCGGTCGACAACGCCCTCAAGGACACCCGGCTCATCGTTGACGCGGGCGAGCGCTCCGGCGTGCGGCTGGATGTGGCACGGGCCGGAGTGGCGCGCTTCGAAAGGCTGGTGGACCGGGGCCTGGGCGAGAGCGACATGGCCGCCAGCTATCTCGCCTCCTTCGACGAAGGCTGA
- a CDS encoding type B 50S ribosomal protein L31, producing MKPRIHPVSRPVVFRDRAADIAFLTRSTADSAQRVEWQDGNTYPVIDVEVSSASHPFYTGKSRVLDSAGRVERFERRYGTAASARS from the coding sequence ATGAAGCCTCGTATCCACCCCGTTTCGCGCCCGGTCGTCTTCCGCGACCGCGCCGCGGACATCGCCTTCCTGACCCGCTCGACCGCCGACTCCGCGCAGCGTGTGGAGTGGCAGGACGGCAACACCTACCCGGTGATCGACGTCGAGGTCTCCTCGGCGAGCCACCCGTTCTACACCGGAAAATCGCGGGTCCTGGACTCGGCCGGCCGTGTGGAGCGCTTCGAGCGCCGCTACGGCACCGCCGCGTCGGCTCGGAGCTGA
- a CDS encoding DUF488 domain-containing protein, whose product MVSGPFHVRRVYDPPHPDDGCRVLVDRLWPRGVSKERAAVDEWLKDIAPSAELRHWYHEDRSRYEEFARRYTRELADSDHAPAVDRVLALSATQAVTVLTSVKDIERSHVPVLLAHLAGRSDP is encoded by the coding sequence ATGGTGTCCGGCCCGTTCCACGTCCGGCGTGTGTACGATCCGCCGCACCCCGACGACGGGTGCCGGGTACTGGTGGACCGGCTCTGGCCGCGGGGCGTCTCCAAGGAGCGCGCCGCCGTCGACGAGTGGCTGAAGGACATCGCGCCCTCGGCCGAGCTGCGGCACTGGTACCACGAAGACCGCAGCCGCTACGAGGAGTTCGCCCGGCGCTACACGCGAGAACTGGCCGACTCCGACCACGCCCCGGCCGTCGACCGGGTTCTCGCTCTGTCCGCCACGCAGGCCGTGACCGTCCTCACCTCGGTCAAGGACATCGAGCGCAGCCATGTCCCGGTACTCCTCGCCCACTTGGCGGGACGGTCCGACCCTTGA
- a CDS encoding permease, with the protein MTWCSACSSPAPSPPGYRTPSGARSSSKATRFFEGHPLAAKLWGPVIGPLVAIASFVCSIGNVPLAVVLWKGGISFGGVVAFIFADLLILPILNIYRKYYGAKTALFLLGTFYVATVIAGYIVEFIFGGLGLIPDQADAKVPMEGVTWNYTTWLNIAFLVLAAALLVRFFRTGGMAMLRMMGGAPGNSHAHEGHGESHEKHDGHR; encoded by the coding sequence GTGACTTGGTGCTCGGCCTGCTCATCGCCGGCGCCATCGCCGCCTGGGTACCGGACTCCTTCTGGAGCACGTTCTTCTTCGAAGGCCACCCGCTTCTTCGAAGGCCACCCGCTGGCAGCCAAGTTGTGGGGGCCGGTCATCGGCCCGCTGGTCGCCATCGCCTCGTTCGTCTGCTCGATCGGCAACGTCCCGCTCGCGGTCGTGCTGTGGAAGGGCGGCATCAGCTTCGGCGGCGTGGTCGCGTTCATCTTCGCCGACCTGCTGATCCTGCCGATCCTCAACATCTACCGGAAGTACTACGGCGCGAAGACGGCCCTCTTCCTGCTGGGCACCTTTTACGTCGCCACGGTCATCGCCGGCTACATCGTGGAGTTCATCTTCGGTGGCCTCGGCCTGATCCCCGACCAGGCCGACGCCAAGGTCCCCATGGAGGGCGTCACTTGGAACTACACCACCTGGCTCAACATCGCCTTCCTCGTCCTGGCGGCCGCCCTCCTGGTGCGGTTCTTCCGCACCGGCGGGATGGCGATGCTGCGCATGATGGGCGGCGCACCCGGCAACAGTCATGCTCACGAAGGCCACGGCGAGAGCCACGAGAAGCATGACGGCCACCGCTGA